From the genome of Ardenticatenales bacterium:
GACTTGAAAACGGCTTCCATCGCCCGTGGATGTACCCCATTCTCAGGTTCTTCAATCAAAAAGATATGGTTTCGGGGCGGCAAGTAGGCCAGTAAAGTCAAAGCAATCAGACGTAGTGTGCCATCAGACAGCATCCAGGCAGGTGCTTTCAGGCCATGCCGGTAAGTCAGGACAAGATAACGGGAGCGATCTTCTTCGCGTTCAGCCACGCGAATTGATTCCAGGTCATCCAGAACCGTTTGCAAGTGACCCAGCCACCAGTCAAATCGTTTTGGATTATCCGCAATTAGCTCGGCAACCATCAGGGGGACGTTAGAACCATCTGGTTGAAAGGAGCGTGGCGCGTCGGCTGGGCAAGGTTGGCGCATGACGACGCTATTCAATTGCAAAATCTGAATGTGCTGTAGAAGTGATTCTTTGAACCAGAGTGCTATCGGGAAACGATCTTGATCTTCTGGTACGCCAGATAATGCTAGACGGCGGGGTGAGAGGCGGAATGTGATATTCCAGCCAGTTGTCTCTGAACGGAAGTAGTCATTACCCCCGAGAGCTTTGCGTACAATTAAGCGATATCCTCCCGGTGTTTTCGCGCGTGGGGGATGCACAATTGGCTTTGTGTCTTCCATATCTATTGGGAACAAAGACCTCTGGGCAAAGGACTTGGCATGCGTGGTTGTTATCAACCAAAGATTCTCCGTCCGAACGACAATGCTTCCATCATCATCTAAACCAACTTCTACCTCGTAGCGTACGCTGTCGTATCCATTTATCCGCATTTCTTGAGGAATTTCGGCTTCAACCGCTAACTCAAAACCATGCTGAACCGATTGGTGCTGCCAAACCATTTCGCGCAAAGAAGTTGCCCGAAGACGAACTGCTGCATCGACATCATTATTGAGTGCGTCTCGCAAGAAGCTAAAGATATCTAGCAATGTACTTTTGCCGCTGGCATTGGGACCAATGAGGATATTGAAGGCTTCCAATTTAACGCTGATGCGTTTAAGACACTTGAAATGCCTTGCTTCTACCTTACGAAACATAGTCTTTCCTTTAGCAAATATCTGTTCATCTGCGATTTCTTGGAAAAGACAGCGACCCTAACATTCTACGAAGATAACTCCCATGGAATGATGCTCTTCAGTTGGTTTAAAACCAGAGCATCGCACTTGGAGATTATTTATACCAAATTTCGTTGCAATGCGTCATAAGCGGCATCCAGCCAGGCTTGTTGTGCCGGCACAAGCGCCGGCTTCGGCTGCAAGGGTGTCCAGAAA
Proteins encoded in this window:
- a CDS encoding AAA family ATPase; protein product: MFRKVEARHFKCLKRISVKLEAFNILIGPNASGKSTLLDIFSFLRDALNNDVDAAVRLRATSLREMVWQHQSVQHGFELAVEAEIPQEMRINGYDSVRYEVEVGLDDDGSIVVRTENLWLITTTHAKSFAQRSLFPIDMEDTKPIVHPPRAKTPGGYRLIVRKALGGNDYFRSETTGWNITFRLSPRRLALSGVPEDQDRFPIALWFKESLLQHIQILQLNSVVMRQPCPADAPRSFQPDGSNVPLMVAELIADNPKRFDWWLGHLQTVLDDLESIRVAEREEDRSRYLVLTYRHGLKAPAWMLSDGTLRLIALTLLAYLPPRNHIFLIEEPENGVHPRAMEAVFKSLSSVYQGQIFLATHSPLFMALSQPEDLLIFAKLPNGATDIVRGTEHPALRVWQSELPIETLFAAGVLS